One genomic window of Sphingobacterium oryzagri includes the following:
- a CDS encoding hydroxypyruvate isomerase family protein, giving the protein MKRSDFIKSGAALLGSTVLVSNEAMAEKQVNKNGATFKLDYAPHQGMFSATAGKNFVDEITYMHELGFRSIEDNGLPERPIEEQKKIGETLSKLGMRMGVFVVPKGGNGANTLAAGKQAHVDVFLKGCRESVEVAKRVNAKWATVVPGDYQRNLPIGVQTANVIEALKRGAEIFEPHGITMVLEPLSDTPDLFLRFTDQTYEICKAVGSPSCKILYDAYHQQKNEGNLINFMAMCWSEIGYIQVGDNPGRQEPTTGEINYKNVFKWLKEKGYTGIVGMEHGVSKSGIEGEKALLAAYREVDNFQTK; this is encoded by the coding sequence ATGAAGCGATCAGATTTTATAAAAAGCGGAGCTGCGCTGTTGGGCAGTACAGTTCTGGTAAGCAACGAAGCAATGGCTGAAAAACAAGTAAATAAAAACGGAGCGACGTTTAAACTGGATTATGCGCCCCATCAAGGCATGTTTTCGGCTACAGCCGGAAAGAATTTTGTCGATGAAATCACGTATATGCATGAACTTGGTTTCCGTAGTATCGAAGACAATGGCCTTCCGGAGCGACCTATTGAAGAGCAAAAGAAAATTGGCGAAACCTTGTCTAAACTGGGTATGCGTATGGGTGTTTTTGTGGTGCCTAAAGGCGGAAACGGAGCCAATACGCTCGCTGCTGGCAAACAAGCACACGTCGACGTGTTTTTAAAAGGCTGTCGGGAATCGGTAGAAGTTGCAAAACGCGTGAATGCTAAATGGGCAACCGTGGTACCGGGAGATTACCAACGTAACCTGCCTATCGGTGTGCAAACCGCCAACGTGATCGAAGCTTTGAAGCGCGGTGCAGAAATTTTTGAACCGCACGGCATTACCATGGTGCTCGAACCGTTAAGCGATACGCCTGACCTATTCCTGCGTTTTACTGACCAAACGTATGAAATATGCAAAGCGGTAGGCAGTCCTTCCTGCAAAATCCTGTACGATGCTTACCATCAGCAAAAAAATGAAGGAAATCTGATCAATTTCATGGCGATGTGCTGGAGCGAGATCGGCTATATTCAAGTAGGCGACAATCCAGGACGTCAAGAACCCACTACAGGCGAGATCAATTACAAAAATGTTTTTAAATGGCTTAAAGAAAAAGGCTACACCGGTATCGTAGGTATGGAGCATGGTGTATCTAAGTCTGGTATTGAAGGCGAAAAAGCACTTTTGGCGGCCTACAGAGAAGTGGATAATTTTCAAACTAAGTGA
- a CDS encoding FAD:protein FMN transferase yields MLHGRAQGTTYAIQYYADQNLVRKQEVDSVLAVIDRSMSLYQDSSLISRFNQNDVSAMQLDPHINAVMQRAFAVHKRAGGYFDVTVEPLVRLWGFGSQRVRELPTQKQIDSVLAFVGMNKLTLRKNLLQKQDRRMSIDLNGIAQGYSVDVLASFLASKNVKNYIVELGGEIKTKGNKPGGQPFEIAIERPVNAGSSDFILQLSGKSVTTSGNYRKVFDYQRKKIHHHIDPKTGYPLQNNVASVTVIAPHAVDADAYDNVFMALSPQESIELANKLKGVEVYIIYKEGEAFREIFSKGFSRYIKN; encoded by the coding sequence ATGCTGCATGGGCGAGCACAAGGAACAACCTATGCTATTCAATATTACGCCGACCAAAATCTGGTAAGAAAACAAGAAGTTGATAGTGTATTGGCCGTGATCGACCGCTCGATGTCCTTATACCAAGACAGTTCGCTGATCAGCCGGTTTAACCAAAACGATGTTTCCGCTATGCAACTGGATCCGCATATCAATGCCGTTATGCAACGTGCCTTTGCCGTGCACAAACGAGCTGGCGGCTATTTTGATGTTACGGTCGAGCCGTTAGTTCGGCTATGGGGCTTTGGTAGCCAGCGAGTGCGGGAATTGCCTACGCAAAAGCAAATCGACAGTGTGTTGGCTTTTGTCGGTATGAATAAACTTACCTTACGAAAAAATTTGCTGCAGAAGCAAGACCGTCGTATGTCCATCGATCTTAATGGCATTGCGCAAGGCTATTCTGTCGATGTGCTGGCCAGCTTCTTAGCATCTAAAAATGTAAAAAATTATATTGTAGAACTCGGCGGTGAGATCAAAACAAAGGGAAATAAGCCTGGAGGTCAGCCCTTTGAAATTGCTATCGAACGACCCGTAAACGCTGGAAGTAGTGATTTTATTCTTCAATTATCTGGTAAATCGGTCACTACATCAGGTAATTATAGAAAAGTATTTGATTATCAGCGAAAGAAAATACATCATCATATCGATCCAAAAACGGGTTATCCGCTGCAAAATAACGTGGCAAGCGTTACCGTAATAGCACCTCATGCCGTAGATGCTGACGCATATGACAACGTTTTTATGGCGTTATCGCCGCAAGAAAGCATAGAGCTGGCCAATAAGTTAAAAGGCGTGGAGGTATATATTATATATAAAGAAGGAGAGGCGTTTAGAGAAATCTTTTCAAAAGGTTTTTCACGTTACATAAAAAATTAG
- a CDS encoding Gfo/Idh/MocA family protein, translating to MKETNNSRRDFIKNAALAAAGIMIVPRHVLGGKGFLAPSDRLMIAGIGVGGKGQSDIASFYKSGKAEIAYLCDVDDRRAANSVKAFPKAKYYRDYREMLDKEHKHIDAVSISTPDHNHAIQSLAAMQLGKHVYVQKPLTHDVWEARVLTEAAKKYKVVTQMGNQGASNDGPRQVKEWFEAGLIGDVHTVYCWTDRPVWPSGIPWPNQTAQVPKELDWELWLGTAPKKDYIEKLVPFNWRGWWDYGTGALGDMGCHLLEVPFSTLGLKYIQDVQATVGTVYADEFKRAYYPESCPPSSHVTMTFPKTPKTNGPVTLHWMDGGIQPTRPEELGPNEIFGDGGNGILLVGTKGKILADTYGENARLLPTSRKETVAQKYDRVPDAANGHYGQWVEAALAGYGKKEVSAPFEISGPLTEALLMANLAIRGADLRIDNQYPGRNLKLLWDNNQMKVTNFDIVNQFVKRQYRQGWELNYTI from the coding sequence ATGAAGGAAACGAATAATTCTCGTAGAGATTTTATCAAAAATGCGGCCCTAGCAGCGGCTGGTATTATGATTGTCCCTCGCCATGTGCTTGGGGGCAAGGGATTCTTAGCACCTAGCGATAGATTGATGATTGCCGGTATCGGTGTGGGTGGAAAAGGGCAAAGCGATATCGCGTCGTTTTACAAAAGCGGAAAAGCCGAGATTGCTTACCTATGTGATGTAGACGATCGTCGTGCGGCAAATTCCGTGAAGGCGTTCCCAAAAGCAAAGTATTATAGAGATTATCGTGAAATGCTTGATAAAGAGCATAAGCATATTGATGCCGTTTCGATATCTACACCTGATCATAACCACGCCATACAAAGTTTGGCAGCTATGCAATTGGGTAAGCATGTGTATGTACAAAAACCCTTAACGCATGATGTTTGGGAAGCACGTGTGCTGACTGAAGCGGCAAAGAAATACAAAGTCGTTACGCAAATGGGAAATCAAGGTGCGTCCAATGATGGCCCTCGTCAGGTAAAAGAGTGGTTTGAAGCTGGACTTATCGGTGATGTACATACCGTGTATTGTTGGACCGATAGACCGGTATGGCCGTCGGGTATTCCTTGGCCAAACCAAACGGCGCAAGTGCCTAAAGAGCTTGATTGGGAATTGTGGTTAGGCACGGCACCTAAAAAAGATTACATCGAAAAGCTGGTTCCGTTTAACTGGCGCGGCTGGTGGGATTACGGTACAGGCGCGTTAGGAGATATGGGTTGTCACTTGTTGGAAGTGCCGTTTAGCACGCTTGGCTTGAAATATATCCAAGATGTACAGGCTACCGTAGGTACGGTATATGCAGATGAATTTAAACGCGCGTATTATCCGGAAAGTTGTCCGCCATCAAGTCACGTAACGATGACGTTTCCGAAAACGCCAAAAACAAACGGTCCGGTAACGTTGCACTGGATGGATGGTGGTATTCAACCTACACGTCCGGAAGAATTAGGGCCAAACGAAATTTTCGGCGATGGTGGAAACGGTATCCTATTGGTTGGTACAAAAGGCAAAATACTGGCTGATACGTATGGTGAAAATGCTCGTTTACTGCCAACGTCGCGAAAAGAAACCGTTGCGCAAAAGTACGATCGTGTACCCGATGCAGCTAATGGACATTATGGCCAGTGGGTAGAAGCTGCTTTAGCAGGTTATGGAAAAAAAGAAGTGAGTGCGCCTTTTGAAATATCAGGACCGCTTACGGAAGCATTACTGATGGCCAACTTAGCCATCCGCGGAGCTGACTTACGTATCGATAATCAATATCCGGGTAGAAACTTAAAGTTACTATGGGACAATAATCAAATGAAAGTAACGAATTTTGATATTGTAAACCAGTTTGTAAAACGTCAGTATCGCCAGGGTTGGGAACTAAATTACACTATTTAA
- a CDS encoding Gfo/Idh/MocA family oxidoreductase, whose translation METFKRRDFIKAGSALTGAAVLASTPAGNVFAAGTDEIKIALIGCGGRGTGAAFDAFASGQNIKLVAMADAFQDNLQSTYNTLKEKFGDKIDVPDSRKYVGFDAYKSAIADADVVLLTTPPGFRPLHFEAAVKAGKHIFMEKPVAVDIPGIRKVLAAAEEAKRKKLNVVVGLQRRYQTNYREAIKRIQDGAIGDVYAGQVYWNSGGVWVRPRQAAQTEMEYQMRNWYYFNWLCGDHIVEQHVHNIDIANWVKGKYPVSIQGTGSRAHRIDKEYGEIYDNFAVELTYDDGTVVYSQCRHFEGISNRVDETFQASKGRVYLSAGNQAVLWDAKGNEIYRHDPKGNPNAYQQEHKELFQAIADNEYKFDNTEYGAYSTLTGIIGRLACYTGKVIKWDKALTSDIDLSPAAYAWDAMPKIVPNQNGEYPVAIPGINTDRYI comes from the coding sequence ATGGAAACTTTTAAACGACGGGATTTTATTAAGGCAGGTTCTGCATTGACCGGAGCTGCAGTACTCGCATCTACGCCTGCAGGAAATGTATTTGCAGCAGGTACAGACGAGATAAAAATTGCGTTAATTGGCTGTGGCGGGCGGGGAACCGGCGCTGCTTTTGATGCGTTTGCTTCCGGTCAAAATATCAAGTTAGTCGCTATGGCGGATGCCTTTCAAGACAATTTGCAATCGACTTACAATACCCTAAAAGAAAAATTCGGCGACAAGATCGACGTTCCTGATAGTCGTAAATATGTCGGTTTTGACGCCTATAAATCGGCAATAGCCGATGCTGATGTGGTTTTGCTGACCACGCCTCCTGGCTTCAGACCTTTGCATTTTGAGGCTGCCGTGAAAGCTGGAAAACATATTTTTATGGAAAAGCCGGTAGCTGTGGATATTCCGGGTATTCGCAAAGTGTTGGCTGCCGCAGAAGAGGCAAAGCGCAAAAAACTCAACGTAGTGGTCGGTTTGCAACGCCGCTATCAAACGAATTACCGCGAAGCGATCAAACGTATACAAGACGGTGCGATTGGCGATGTCTACGCTGGTCAAGTATATTGGAATAGTGGTGGTGTGTGGGTGCGCCCACGGCAGGCAGCGCAAACAGAGATGGAATACCAAATGCGTAATTGGTATTATTTTAATTGGCTTTGTGGCGATCATATCGTGGAGCAACACGTGCATAACATTGATATTGCCAACTGGGTAAAAGGCAAATATCCGGTCTCCATCCAAGGAACGGGCAGCCGCGCGCACCGTATAGATAAAGAATATGGAGAAATTTATGACAATTTTGCGGTAGAGCTAACCTATGACGATGGTACCGTGGTTTACAGCCAGTGCCGACATTTTGAAGGTATTTCCAACCGTGTGGACGAAACCTTTCAAGCGTCAAAAGGGCGCGTTTATTTGTCTGCTGGCAATCAAGCCGTGCTTTGGGATGCCAAAGGCAACGAAATTTATCGTCACGATCCAAAAGGCAATCCGAATGCCTACCAACAAGAACATAAAGAGTTGTTTCAAGCGATTGCTGATAACGAATATAAATTTGATAACACCGAATATGGCGCATACAGCACACTCACTGGTATTATAGGTCGACTGGCCTGTTATACCGGAAAGGTTATCAAATGGGATAAAGCACTGACATCGGATATTGATCTTTCGCCTGCTGCTTATGCGTGGGACGCCATGCCGAAAATCGTGCCTAATCAAAACGGCGAATATCCTGTCGCAATTCCGGGCATTAATACCGATCGTTATATCTAG
- a CDS encoding nucleoside permease, translating into MSTSIRLKLSFMMFLEFFIWGAWFVTLGTFLIQNLQASQFEIANVFSTQSLGAIIAPFIIGMIADRYFNAERILGILHLVGAFLMYQMYNSTNIDVFYPYVLSYMILYMPTLSLVNSVSFRQLTNPEKEFSNIRIFGTIGWIIAGLSISYIFKWDSTEGALRNTFLMSGVASLVLGLFSFVLPKTPPVKISADEKPSFASIIGLDAIKLLKDKNFLVFFISSILICIPLAFYYQNANPFLAEIGLANPTGKMTIGQISEVGFLLLLPVFFSKFGFKKTILVGMLAWAVRYLLFAYGNAGDLSFMLILGIALHGICYDFFFVSGQIYTDSKAGVKYKSAAQGLITLATYGVGQLIGFWVAGFIGEKYQSIKATDVAGFWQQTWIVPAGIALVVMILFMIFFKDEKVESKTV; encoded by the coding sequence ATGTCAACATCCATAAGATTAAAATTATCTTTTATGATGTTCCTTGAGTTTTTTATTTGGGGAGCATGGTTCGTAACGTTGGGAACTTTTTTAATTCAGAATCTGCAAGCATCACAGTTTGAGATTGCCAATGTCTTTTCCACGCAGTCTTTAGGGGCTATTATTGCTCCATTTATTATCGGAATGATTGCCGATCGTTATTTTAATGCAGAACGTATTTTGGGTATTCTACATTTGGTTGGTGCTTTTTTAATGTATCAGATGTACAATTCCACTAACATAGACGTATTCTATCCGTATGTGTTGAGTTACATGATATTGTATATGCCAACCTTATCATTGGTAAACTCGGTTTCCTTTAGACAACTTACCAATCCAGAGAAAGAATTTTCTAATATCCGTATTTTCGGAACGATCGGCTGGATTATCGCAGGGCTTTCGATCAGTTATATTTTTAAGTGGGATTCTACAGAAGGTGCTTTAAGAAATACATTTTTGATGTCTGGTGTGGCCTCGTTAGTTCTCGGATTGTTCTCTTTTGTATTGCCAAAAACGCCTCCCGTTAAAATCAGCGCAGACGAAAAGCCCTCATTTGCATCAATCATTGGTCTGGATGCTATTAAACTGCTGAAAGACAAGAATTTTTTAGTGTTTTTTATATCATCTATTCTTATTTGTATTCCATTAGCATTTTATTATCAGAACGCCAATCCGTTTTTAGCTGAGATAGGCTTAGCCAATCCGACAGGAAAAATGACGATCGGTCAGATTTCAGAAGTTGGTTTTTTACTATTGCTGCCCGTATTTTTTAGCAAATTTGGCTTCAAAAAAACCATTTTGGTTGGTATGTTGGCCTGGGCTGTTCGCTACCTTTTATTCGCCTATGGTAACGCTGGCGATTTATCCTTTATGCTTATTCTTGGTATTGCCTTACATGGTATTTGTTATGACTTCTTTTTTGTCTCCGGACAAATTTACACGGATAGCAAAGCTGGTGTTAAGTACAAGAGTGCTGCACAAGGCTTGATTACGTTAGCTACCTACGGAGTAGGACAGCTAATTGGATTTTGGGTTGCCGGTTTCATCGGTGAAAAATACCAGAGTATTAAAGCTACTGATGTAGCTGGATTTTGGCAGCAAACATGGATCGTTCCGGCGGGCATTGCCTTGGTGGTGATGATATTGTTCATGATTTTTTTTAAAGACGAAAAAGTAGAGAGTAAAACAGTATAA
- a CDS encoding CinA family protein, giving the protein MEESKNANKQEGIDEQLLRVCGNLLKQHRLRLLCAESMTAGYLSSLWGMEINSGNYFLGSIVCYHTAVKTGVLGVPAAKINKYCAESAVVTLRMLDGLRKLVVDAEVYVSITGLAFKTENAKQLRSIGTVYYAFHYAAQTTIFKRHFAGDAATIFIATCNALLHDLYHWLLQALGGKKLENNTNW; this is encoded by the coding sequence ATGGAAGAGAGCAAAAATGCAAATAAGCAGGAAGGAATAGATGAGCAGTTGTTGCGCGTCTGCGGAAATCTGCTGAAACAGCATAGGTTACGTTTGCTATGTGCAGAAAGCATGACTGCAGGTTATCTGTCTAGTTTGTGGGGCATGGAGATCAACAGCGGCAATTATTTTTTAGGATCTATTGTTTGTTATCACACCGCGGTGAAAACCGGTGTGCTTGGTGTTCCAGCAGCCAAAATAAACAAATATTGCGCCGAGTCGGCCGTTGTCACGTTGCGCATGCTCGACGGGCTGCGAAAGTTAGTGGTCGATGCAGAAGTATACGTAAGTATCACCGGTTTAGCCTTTAAGACCGAAAATGCTAAACAATTGAGATCGATTGGCACCGTATATTATGCTTTCCACTATGCTGCGCAAACGACTATTTTTAAACGGCACTTTGCGGGCGATGCGGCGACGATATTTATTGCGACGTGCAATGCCTTGCTACATGACCTTTACCACTGGCTGTTGCAGGCGCTAGGCGGTAAAAAATTGGAGAATAATACAAATTGGTAG
- a CDS encoding formylglycine-generating enzyme family protein yields MMIYHVKKGVLVFALVAASFLSPAQDTHKRYVQTLDGTAISFSMEAIPGGEFVMGSEKGGKPDEMPAHNVKLSPFWMSTFEVTWDLYEPFVYKDLEVSQSTDDQVDATVDAVTRPTKPYLDMTFGMGKEGHPALAMTHYNAIQFCKWLYVRTGVFYRLPTEAEWEYACRAGSKATYYFGDDVAQLGDYAWFAANSDEQTAAVGKKKPNAWGLHDMLGNVAEWTYDQYIEDFYQQAAGSVVTNPVAVPTKLYPHSVRGGSYQSEAADLRSAARMASDPFWKQLDPQIPKSNWWFPEAPFVGLRLVRPVTPPSQEEIMAYYDKAPIKDF; encoded by the coding sequence ATGATGATATATCATGTAAAAAAGGGTGTTCTCGTTTTTGCGCTGGTAGCGGCTAGCTTCCTTTCTCCTGCGCAAGACACGCACAAACGTTATGTTCAGACATTAGATGGTACAGCTATTAGCTTTTCGATGGAAGCAATTCCCGGAGGCGAGTTTGTGATGGGGAGTGAAAAAGGTGGAAAACCTGACGAAATGCCTGCACACAATGTAAAGTTGTCGCCTTTTTGGATGAGTACGTTTGAAGTGACCTGGGATCTTTACGAACCTTTTGTATACAAAGATTTAGAAGTTTCACAATCGACCGATGATCAAGTGGACGCTACCGTTGATGCGGTCACGCGGCCAACAAAACCGTATCTGGATATGACTTTTGGGATGGGCAAAGAAGGCCATCCGGCATTAGCCATGACGCACTACAACGCTATTCAGTTTTGCAAATGGCTGTACGTGCGCACCGGCGTATTTTATCGTTTACCTACGGAAGCCGAATGGGAGTATGCTTGCAGAGCGGGTTCGAAAGCGACGTATTATTTTGGTGATGATGTCGCTCAACTCGGCGATTATGCTTGGTTTGCAGCCAATAGCGACGAGCAAACCGCGGCCGTTGGCAAGAAAAAACCAAACGCTTGGGGATTGCATGATATGTTGGGCAATGTGGCGGAGTGGACTTACGATCAATACATCGAAGACTTTTATCAGCAAGCTGCGGGCAGCGTAGTGACTAATCCGGTAGCGGTGCCTACAAAACTTTATCCACATAGTGTTCGCGGAGGTTCTTACCAAAGTGAAGCTGCCGATCTACGTTCGGCAGCACGCATGGCATCCGATCCTTTCTGGAAGCAATTAGATCCGCAGATTCCAAAATCAAACTGGTGGTTTCCAGAAGCACCGTTTGTCGGTCTACGTTTGGTAAGACCGGTTACGCCACCTTCACAGGAGGAAATCATGGCATATTATGATAAAGCACCAATCAAAGATTTCTAA
- a CDS encoding DUF4142 domain-containing protein, with protein sequence MKKYFILCFSMLGVLAISFSQAQAQQDTATMDQDFLSKAVNDNRFKVAIGSQALERSNNDAVKQFAQGLVTDHTRALEELEQAATAKKLVLPDAINENHASILKAVGGLSGDNFNTAFKDVMVKSHEDAIALYELAAGENGLTDPELRTWAGEKVQTLKSHLEKAKALPVTTAATKDKSGK encoded by the coding sequence ATGAAAAAATATTTCATATTATGTTTCAGCATGCTAGGCGTGCTGGCTATTTCTTTTTCGCAGGCGCAAGCGCAGCAGGATACGGCGACAATGGATCAAGATTTTTTGAGTAAAGCCGTTAACGACAATCGTTTTAAGGTTGCTATTGGCAGTCAAGCGTTAGAACGTTCCAATAATGATGCGGTAAAACAGTTTGCACAAGGCCTCGTTACCGACCATACTCGCGCGCTGGAAGAACTGGAGCAGGCCGCAACAGCAAAAAAACTGGTCCTTCCAGATGCGATCAATGAAAATCATGCCTCTATTTTGAAGGCGGTAGGAGGCTTATCGGGTGATAATTTTAATACGGCCTTTAAAGACGTCATGGTTAAAAGTCATGAAGATGCTATCGCGCTGTATGAGCTAGCGGCTGGTGAAAATGGACTGACAGACCCTGAACTACGTACCTGGGCAGGTGAAAAAGTGCAAACTCTCAAAAGTCATTTGGAAAAAGCAAAAGCCTTACCGGTAACAACGGCGGCCACGAAAGATAAAAGTGGAAAGTAA
- a CDS encoding gluconate 2-dehydrogenase subunit 3 family protein gives MNRREALQRVAMLIGGSVIGANLFLEGCTRPASKDVATLFEKDRMNLLGDLAEAILPKTSTPGAKEAGVGEFIPVMIRDCYYEADQKAFLEGLAGIDDRAEKEFGKKFQELSKEEQLKFVNTYDKEASEYQKNKKEEDPNNFFHLLKQLTLTGFFTSEVGMTQALRYVKIPGRFDGEFPYKKGDKAFAS, from the coding sequence ATGAATAGAAGAGAGGCACTTCAACGTGTCGCCATGTTGATCGGAGGTTCGGTTATTGGTGCAAACCTATTTTTAGAAGGTTGTACCCGGCCAGCATCCAAAGATGTAGCTACACTATTTGAAAAAGACCGGATGAATCTATTGGGCGATCTAGCTGAAGCAATTCTTCCGAAAACATCTACACCTGGTGCTAAAGAAGCGGGGGTGGGCGAGTTTATTCCAGTAATGATACGTGATTGTTATTACGAAGCTGATCAAAAGGCTTTCTTAGAAGGGTTAGCTGGGATTGATGATCGTGCAGAAAAAGAATTTGGTAAAAAATTTCAGGAGCTATCGAAAGAAGAGCAATTAAAATTTGTCAACACTTACGATAAAGAGGCTTCTGAATACCAGAAAAATAAAAAAGAGGAAGATCCAAATAATTTCTTCCATTTATTAAAACAACTGACATTAACAGGATTTTTTACCTCGGAGGTCGGGATGACGCAAGCGCTGCGCTATGTGAAAATTCCTGGACGATTTGATGGCGAATTTCCGTACAAAAAAGGCGATAAAGCATTTGCTTCCTAA
- a CDS encoding GMC oxidoreductase produces the protein MADNVYDAIVIGSGISGGWAAKELTEKGLKTIMLERGRNVEHVKDYHANKNTWEYPHRGGRTTQMEQDYPVLKRDYPLNEKNLDFWVNEKESPYTEVKRFDWFRGYHVGGRSLMWGRQSYRFSDLDFEANAKDGHGTDWPIRYADLAPWYSYAEKWAGISGNRDGLDVLPDGDFLPPMDFTHVEKELAERLKKEYGGKRHFIMGRTANITRPHHGRINCQYQNQCWLGCNFGAYFSTQSSTLPPAMATGNLTLRPFSIVSKIIYDKDTQKAKGVEIVDAETGNTHEFFAKVIFVCASAFNSTWVLMNSATDVWEGGLGSSSGELGHNAMDHHFRCGAGGRIEGHLDKYVFGRRPTGLYVPRFQNVPGDDKKRDYVRGFGYQGAASRGRWSGEVAEMSVGGDWKDAMLEPGDWSVGFTAFGEILPYHENRIFLDKDKKDKWGLPILSMDMEIKDNERKMRPDMQEDMKEMLERIGVKDVYTYDNEYHFGMGIHEMGTARMGTDPKNSVLNKHNQVWDAKNVFVTDGAAMASAACVNPSLTYMAMTARAVDFAVSELKKGNL, from the coding sequence ATGGCAGATAATGTGTATGACGCGATTGTCATTGGGTCGGGGATCAGTGGTGGCTGGGCGGCAAAAGAGTTGACAGAAAAAGGGTTAAAAACCATTATGTTAGAGCGTGGTAGAAACGTTGAACACGTTAAAGACTATCATGCCAACAAAAATACGTGGGAGTATCCGCATAGAGGAGGACGCACCACGCAAATGGAACAAGATTATCCGGTTTTAAAACGTGATTATCCATTAAATGAAAAGAATTTAGATTTCTGGGTAAACGAAAAAGAAAGTCCGTATACGGAAGTTAAGCGTTTTGACTGGTTTCGTGGTTATCACGTAGGTGGTCGTTCGCTGATGTGGGGCCGTCAGAGTTACCGCTTTTCGGATCTTGACTTTGAAGCCAATGCAAAAGACGGACACGGTACAGATTGGCCTATCCGCTATGCTGATTTAGCACCATGGTACAGCTATGCTGAAAAATGGGCTGGTATTTCAGGAAATCGCGATGGGCTTGATGTACTTCCTGACGGCGACTTTCTGCCGCCGATGGATTTCACGCACGTAGAGAAAGAGTTAGCAGAGCGTTTGAAAAAGGAGTATGGAGGAAAGCGCCACTTTATTATGGGGCGTACCGCTAATATCACGCGACCGCACCACGGTCGTATCAATTGTCAGTATCAAAATCAATGCTGGTTGGGCTGTAACTTTGGTGCGTATTTTAGTACGCAATCGTCTACTTTGCCGCCAGCAATGGCTACTGGTAATTTAACCTTGCGCCCGTTTTCTATTGTATCCAAAATTATTTACGATAAGGACACACAAAAAGCAAAAGGTGTTGAGATCGTCGATGCAGAAACTGGCAATACGCATGAATTCTTTGCCAAAGTTATCTTTGTTTGTGCTTCCGCATTTAATTCGACCTGGGTATTAATGAATTCTGCTACCGATGTTTGGGAAGGTGGCTTGGGAAGTAGTTCAGGTGAGTTGGGACACAATGCGATGGATCACCATTTCCGTTGTGGAGCTGGCGGTCGCATTGAAGGTCATTTAGATAAATATGTATTTGGTCGTCGGCCTACGGGGCTTTACGTGCCTCGTTTCCAAAACGTACCAGGCGATGATAAGAAGCGTGATTATGTACGCGGATTTGGCTATCAAGGTGCAGCAAGCCGTGGGCGTTGGTCTGGCGAGGTTGCCGAAATGAGTGTTGGTGGCGATTGGAAAGATGCGATGCTCGAACCAGGCGATTGGTCGGTAGGTTTTACCGCATTCGGCGAAATTTTGCCTTATCATGAAAACCGTATTTTCCTGGATAAAGACAAGAAAGATAAATGGGGCTTACCTATTTTATCAATGGATATGGAGATCAAAGATAATGAACGCAAGATGCGCCCGGATATGCAGGAAGATATGAAAGAGATGTTGGAGCGTATTGGCGTGAAAGATGTATATACCTATGACAACGAATACCATTTCGGGATGGGAATCCATGAAATGGGAACAGCTCGTATGGGTACTGATCCGAAAAATTCGGTGTTAAACAAGCACAATCAAGTTTGGGATGCTAAAAATGTATTCGTGACAGATGGTGCAGCGATGGCCTCTGCAGCTTGCGTCAATCCTTCATTAACGTATATGGCTATGACTGCCCGTGCGGTAGATTTTGCGGTGAGCGAATTGAAAAAGGGAAATTTATAA